Genomic DNA from Pistricoccus aurantiacus:
CAGGCGCTCCTGGCATCCAGGTAGCTGCCCAGAGCCGCCACCAGAGAGCCGAAATGTAAAGGGCCGGAAGGCGTCGGCGCGAAACGGCCGCGGTAGCCGGGCATGAAAGAAATCCTTGAAACGCAAACGGGCGCCGACGGCGCCCATCATGGTGTAGCAAATCACAAAAGGAGCTTATCCGCCGAGCTGCTTCTCCTTGAGCTCAGCCAGCGTCTTGCAATCGACACATAGCGTAGCGGTAGGCCTCGCCTCGAGGCGGCGAATGCCGATCTCGACGCCGCAGGCTTCGCAGAAACCGTAGTCGTCCTCATCGATGTTATCAATGGTCTCGTTGATCTTCTTGAGCAGCTTGCGCTCCCGGTCGCGAGTGCGCAGCTCGAGACTGAATCCTTCTTCCTGGGTCGCGCGATCCGCCGGGTCCGCGTAGTTGTTGGCCTCTTCCTGAAGATGGCGAACGGTACGATCCACCTCTTCCATCAGATCCTGTTTCCAGTCGAGCAGAATCTGGCGGAAATGCTCCAACTGCCGCTCGTTCATGTATTCTTCGCCCGGCGCCGGCTCGTAGGGAACGAATTTCTTCGCCGCATCCGTTTTCTGTGCTGCTGCTGGCATGGGACTGCCTCATTGCTCAAGTGACTGGGGCCGTTGCCCAAACGGGATACTCTATCACGGGCCCAAAGCCTTGCTTATTTAGCGAAAAAACGACGTGTTTGCAACCGCTGTTTATCAAGTCACGCCTTTGGTCCAATAAATTCGCTATGGTAGGCATGAGTTTTTTACGCATACACGCCCTCGACGGAACGAACCCATGGATTATCCTGACCTGACCCCAGGCATTCTGATCAAACGCTATAAGCGCTTTCTGGCGGATGTCGCCGTGGACAGCGGCGACGTGGTGACAGTGCACTGCGCCAACACCGGATCGATGCGCTCCATCAACGTGCCGGGCTGTCGGGTGTGGCTTTCCCATAGCTCTGATCCCAAGCGCAAGCTGGCCTGGACCTGGGAACTGATCGAACTGCCGCAGCCGGACGGTACGCGCATCGTCTCTTCGGTGCACACCGGGCGGGCCAATGGCCTGGTGGCGGAGGCTCTCGGGGCGGGGCGTATCCCTGAGCTTAGCGGCTACGCGAGCCTCAAACGTGAGATCAGAGTCGAGGAGGGGCGGCTCGACTTTTATTTGAACGATGACCGCCTGGGCGATGCCTATATCGAAGTCAAGCAGGTCACCTTGCGGGAAACCGACGGCCATGGCTACTTTCCCGCCTCGGTGACGGTGAGAGGAGCGCGGCACGTTCAGACCCTGGCAAGGCTCGCTGAAGCCGGGCATCGGGCGGTGCTGATGTTCTGTGTGGTCAACGACGGCATTGAGGCAGTAGCACCGGCGCGGCATATCGACCCTCATTACGCGGATGTGTTGATCGATGCGGTCCGCCGTGGCGTCGAAGTGCTGGCTTATGGCTGTCGTCTGACTTGGCAAGATGGCGCACCCCAAGCGATACGTCTGGACCGGGCGCTGCCGGTGGTGTTAGACCGAGAATGGCAGGCACCGGTCAGTCATCAATGAAGATTTCGAGAGGTCGATCATCATGCTAAGGCGTGACTGCTTGAAAACGCTGCTGGCGCTGGGTGCCTGGGGGCTGTTGCCCCAGGCGGTTTTGGGCGACACTGGTCCGCTGGGGCGAGTCTGGGATACCCGACAAGAAAAGTGGCTTGATACCCAGGTGCTGCGGGAGCGGCTGCTGGAAGCCTCGACGATCATCGTCGGCGAGCGTCATGACAATCCCGAGCATCACCGCCTGGAGCGCTGGCTGGTGAACATCCTGGCGGATGCGGGCCGGCTGGGCGGGGTCGCCATGGAAATGCTTGATGCCCATCAGCAGACGCTGCTGGAGGCGCACTCTCTCGATTACTGGTGCAGTCTTGATGACGACCAGTTGCAGAAAGCCTTGGAGTGGCAAGAAGGTTGGGACTGGCAGGCCTACGGACCGACGGTAAGGCGGGTTCTCGAACTCGATGTACCCCTGCTGGGGGCTAACCTGGTCGGCGATGAAGTGCGCGGTATCGCTCGAGCCGGCAAGGCGCCAGCGCTTTCCGCGTCGGTCGCCGAATGGCAGCGCCAAGCGCTCATCGAGGGCCATTGCGGCATGCTGCCGGAAGACAGGCTGGACGGCATGCTCGGCGTGCAGGTGGCGCGGGATAGAGCCATGGCGAAGGCGTTGGCAGCACTGCCGGAGATAGGGGTGTTGATCTGCGGCGCCGGCCATGCCCGCCGAGATGTGGGGGTGGCACGCTATATGACGCCGAAACCGCTTACCCTGGGGCTGGTGGAGCTGCCGGCGGGAATGGCGGATTGGCGCCAGGCGTTGCCGCGGAGCGCCGACAGCGATCCCGCCTTCGACCTGGTCTGGTTCACGCCGTCCATGCAGCGAGATGACCCCTGCAAGATGCTGCGCCGGCGCTTTGGCGGGTCGTCGTCGGAGATCGACGATCAGGGATCGATGTAGAAGCGCTGAATGAAATTGACCTCCGCCGGCGGCTGGTTGGCGTCATAGGTGACGTCGAGTTCGAACTTCATCGGCTCGTCCGGCTGGATGCGAAAGGTACTCAGATAGTAGATGGCTTCGCCGTCCTGCACCCGGCGAAACGACAAGGACTGTGCCTGGCCCGCCTGATTGCTGACCTGTCCGTTGACCGTGGCGTTGACCGCGCGATCCTCGCCGTTCTCGAGTTGTTCGCGGACGCTGACGTTGAGCAGCGCCAGCACCTTGCTGCGCTGAATATTGTTGGCGGACGCGACTTCCGGCGTCAGAAAGCTGGTGTTGACCGCGCTGTAATAAATCTTGTAATCCCCGACCCGCTCGAACTGTTCCGCCTGTGCCCATCCCGCTGATAGCAGCAGTAGCAGCGCTACAAGACAGGCGCTGGCGAATCGATTGGACACGCTACCGCTTCGAATCCTGGATTTCATCTCGATTTTCTCCCCTTTACACTAGCCGCGGCTGACGCGAAAGATCGCCGTTTCACCAAACAGATTAGGCCACCAGCGGGAACTCCAGTGCGCCTCGTGATCGCCATTGCCCACGGCGCGATCGCTGATGATCAGACCCTTGTCCCGACACAGGCGTTCAAAATCGTTGAAGGTCGACAAATGGATGTTGGGGGTATCGTACCAGGCGTGAGGCAGCGATTTGGATACCGGCATGTAGCCCTTGAGACCAAGATAGATCCGATGGCGCCAGTAGGCGAAATTGGGAAAGGCGATGATGCATTCCGCGGCGACCCGCAGCATTTCGTCCAGGGCGAGATCCGGGCGCTGCAACGCCTGAAGCGCCTGGGTCATGATCACCAGGTCGCAGGCATCGTCGTCAAAATTGGCCAACCCTTCGTTCAGATCCTGCTCGATTACGTTGACCCCGCGGACGATACAGGCGGTGATGCCGTCGGGGTCGATTTCCAGGCCGTAGCCGGTGACGTTCTTGTGCCGGGCCAGTGACGCCAGCAGGGTGCCGTCGCCGCAGCCCAGATCGAGTATCCGGGCGCCCTGGGGCACCCAGTCGTGAATCAGCTTGAGGTCCGCGCGCATCAATAACCCTCCAGTTCGGCGGCGATGCGTTGCATGAACCCTGCGAAAACCGCGCGATAGCGGGGCTCCGGCAGCAGGAAGGCATCATGGCCGTGGGGCGAATCGATATTGACATAGCTGACCGCCTTGTTGGCGCGAATCAAGGCGTCAACCAGTTCCTTGGAACGCGCCGGCGGAAAACGCCAGTCCGTGGTGAAACTGACCACTAGAAACGGGCAACTGGCCGGGGCCAGGGCCGCCGCCAGATCGCCGCCGCAGGACGCCGCGGGATCGAAATAGTCCAGCGCCTTGGTCATCAGCAGGTAGGTGTTGGCGTCGAAGGAGGTCGAGAAGGCGTCGCCCTGGTAGCGCAGATAAGACTCCACCTGAAACTCCACCCCATAGTCGAAATTGAAGTCGTCGCTGCGCAAGTCGCGACCGAACTTCGAACCCATGGCCACTTCTGACAGATAGGTAATATGGCCGACCATGCGCGCCAGCTTGAGCCCGCGCCTGGGCACGGTTCGATGGGCAGTGTACCAGCCGTCGTGAAAGTCCGGATCCGATCGAATCGCCTGGCGCGCCACCTCGTTGAAGGCGATATTCTGCGCCGTCAGCTTGGGGGTGGCGGCGATCACCAGGGCGTTGGCGATGCGCGCCGGATAGGCCAGGGACCAGCGCAACGCCTGCATGCCGCCGAGGCTTCCGCCCACTACCGCGGCGAAGCGCTGGATGCCTAGGCGATCCGCCAGACGCGCCTGGCTTTCCACCCAGTCGTCCACGGTCATCATCGGGAAATCCGGTCCCCAGGGCTTGCCTGTGGCTGGATTGATCGAGCAGGGACCGGTGCTGCCGTGGCAGCCCCCGAGATTATTGAGAGAGACGACGAAGAAGCGCTCGGTGTCGATGCTCTTGCCCGGGCCGATATGCGCGTCCCACCAGCCGGGCTTGCGATCGCCTTCGTCGTGGTAGCCCGCCGCGTGGTGGTGGCCGGACAGGGCGTGGCAGATCAGCACCGCGTTGCTGGCCTCGGCGTTGAGCGTGCCGTAGGTTTCGAACACCAGGTCGTAGCCGGGCAGGGTGCGCCCGCAGGAAAGCGCCAGAGGCTCGTCGAAGTGCAGCGTCTGCGGGGTGACGAGCCCGACGGAGGCATTGGGCGGTGCGTTCATTACAGCCCGACCAGCGCGCCGGATACGCCGGCGGCCCGGGTCAGCGAGCCGACCACCAAGCTGTCGAGCAGGCTGATGACGATGAATACCACGATGGGCGACAGATCGATCATGCCCAGCGGCGGTATCACCCGACGCACCGGCGCCATGATCGGCTCCACCAGCTGCATGACTAGGATCGCGCCGGGATGGCTGGCCTGAGGCGCCACCCAGCTGAGAATGATCATCACGATCAGGGCGAAGAAATAGATCTTGAGA
This window encodes:
- a CDS encoding ChaN family lipoprotein, giving the protein MKTLLALGAWGLLPQAVLGDTGPLGRVWDTRQEKWLDTQVLRERLLEASTIIVGERHDNPEHHRLERWLVNILADAGRLGGVAMEMLDAHQQTLLEAHSLDYWCSLDDDQLQKALEWQEGWDWQAYGPTVRRVLELDVPLLGANLVGDEVRGIARAGKAPALSASVAEWQRQALIEGHCGMLPEDRLDGMLGVQVARDRAMAKALAALPEIGVLICGAGHARRDVGVARYMTPKPLTLGLVELPAGMADWRQALPRSADSDPAFDLVWFTPSMQRDDPCKMLRRRFGGSSSEIDDQGSM
- the metW gene encoding methionine biosynthesis protein MetW, with the translated sequence MRADLKLIHDWVPQGARILDLGCGDGTLLASLARHKNVTGYGLEIDPDGITACIVRGVNVIEQDLNEGLANFDDDACDLVIMTQALQALQRPDLALDEMLRVAAECIIAFPNFAYWRHRIYLGLKGYMPVSKSLPHAWYDTPNIHLSTFNDFERLCRDKGLIISDRAVGNGDHEAHWSSRWWPNLFGETAIFRVSRG
- the dksA gene encoding RNA polymerase-binding protein DksA, producing the protein MPAAAQKTDAAKKFVPYEPAPGEEYMNERQLEHFRQILLDWKQDLMEEVDRTVRHLQEEANNYADPADRATQEEGFSLELRTRDRERKLLKKINETIDNIDEDDYGFCEACGVEIGIRRLEARPTATLCVDCKTLAELKEKQLGG
- the metX gene encoding homoserine O-succinyltransferase MetX, translated to MNAPPNASVGLVTPQTLHFDEPLALSCGRTLPGYDLVFETYGTLNAEASNAVLICHALSGHHHAAGYHDEGDRKPGWWDAHIGPGKSIDTERFFVVSLNNLGGCHGSTGPCSINPATGKPWGPDFPMMTVDDWVESQARLADRLGIQRFAAVVGGSLGGMQALRWSLAYPARIANALVIAATPKLTAQNIAFNEVARQAIRSDPDFHDGWYTAHRTVPRRGLKLARMVGHITYLSEVAMGSKFGRDLRSDDFNFDYGVEFQVESYLRYQGDAFSTSFDANTYLLMTKALDYFDPAASCGGDLAAALAPASCPFLVVSFTTDWRFPPARSKELVDALIRANKAVSYVNIDSPHGHDAFLLPEPRYRAVFAGFMQRIAAELEGY
- a CDS encoding DUF4426 domain-containing protein, whose translation is MKSRIRSGSVSNRFASACLVALLLLLSAGWAQAEQFERVGDYKIYYSAVNTSFLTPEVASANNIQRSKVLALLNVSVREQLENGEDRAVNATVNGQVSNQAGQAQSLSFRRVQDGEAIYYLSTFRIQPDEPMKFELDVTYDANQPPAEVNFIQRFYIDP
- the sfsA gene encoding DNA/RNA nuclease SfsA codes for the protein MDYPDLTPGILIKRYKRFLADVAVDSGDVVTVHCANTGSMRSINVPGCRVWLSHSSDPKRKLAWTWELIELPQPDGTRIVSSVHTGRANGLVAEALGAGRIPELSGYASLKREIRVEEGRLDFYLNDDRLGDAYIEVKQVTLRETDGHGYFPASVTVRGARHVQTLARLAEAGHRAVLMFCVVNDGIEAVAPARHIDPHYADVLIDAVRRGVEVLAYGCRLTWQDGAPQAIRLDRALPVVLDREWQAPVSHQ